Proteins encoded by one window of Lycium barbarum isolate Lr01 chromosome 11, ASM1917538v2, whole genome shotgun sequence:
- the LOC132619580 gene encoding uncharacterized protein LOC132619580 — MEKVSLNSQFYFLKNAMKILLPVSVFSLVFTQSYSLLPSLLHSFHEYSSYFSIQLFTYSSERNYIFLLCNGILVFIIKNSFGNISEHPKESHKEKFGESHNNPVALETKAEIVLEKVVETENKVEEQQIETMSQDNLVTVGTVDKNEDEAYQESYAEIIKELEDDDEEEELEETLEELNKKCDDFIMKIKKEIHRKN; from the coding sequence ATGGAAAAAGTGAGCTTGAATAGCCAATTCTATTTTCTGAAAAATGCAATGAAAATTCTGCTCCCAGTTTCAGTATTTTCATTGGTGTTTACTCAGTCTTATTCATTGCTTCCTTCTCTTCTCCACTCTTTTCATGAATAttcttcttatttttcaattcaaCTTTTTACCTATAGCTCAGAGAGGAACTATATTTTCCTTCTTTGCAATGGAATTCTTGTTTTCATAATCAAGAATTCATTTGGTAACATTTCTGAGCACCCCAAAGAAAGCCACAAGGAGAAATTTGGAGAATCTCATAATAATCCAGTTGCTTTAGAAACAAAGGCGGAAATAGTTCTTGAAAAAGTTGTTGAAACTGAAAATAAAGTTGAAGAACAGCAAATTGAAACAATGAGTCAGGATAATTTGGTTACTGTTGGAACAGTTGATAAGAATGAAGATGAAGCTTATCAAGAAAGTTATGCTGAAATTATTAAAGAATTggaagatgatgatgaagaagaagaattagAGGAAACATTAGAAGAGTTGAACAAGAAGTGTGATGATTTTATTATGAAAATAAAGAAAGAGATCCATAGGAAGAATTAA